The Nomia melanderi isolate GNS246 chromosome 3, iyNomMela1, whole genome shotgun sequence genomic interval GATCGTTTTTGGGTTTCTTCACTGACAaccaaacaaaacaaaaaacaaaagcaCCCCCCGAATAAGAAGAGTTCGTATCCTTTTGATCGACTACTAACATACccctttttcgttttctttctcgtTGCAGAGTTAGCGCCGATCCCGTGTATGCCGATGCCGAAGGGATACCAGAGAGATTGCAACTATCCGATGATGCCGTTGATCAAGGACCTGGCCAGCTTCTGGATGGCGAAACGCGTGGATTTCCCTTACCGTTGCGAGACCTGCGGCAAAGGCTATCAACACCGCGCCACCTTGGTCCGACACACGAGACACGAGTGCGGCAAGGAGCCGCAGTTCAAGTGTCCGTATTGCATTCACAGGACCAAGCAGCGAGGGAATCTCTACCAGCACATTAGAACCAATCACCCGGGAAAGAACGTGTTCTCCAGCAGCATTTAGGATGCATCTCAGATCCGAATCACTCGCGGCCGAAATTCGTTCTCTCGTTCTGCCATGTGAACGCTTTCTAGACGAAGAGTATTTTGGTTCTTTCCTTCTGCGAGACGTCGTTTCCGTGGATTGCCATCCGTTTATAGGGGAGCTTCATTCCACGTGGACAGAACTCAGAGCGAAGATAGAGTATCTTGCTCCGTATCGAACGCGAATACGGAATTTACGTTAATAGGAATTCGTTGCACGTGAAGCAAGGGATTTCCTTCGTTGTAATTAACTTTCGGAGATCCGTCGTGGCTTAGAGAGAAAGTATATCGCCATGGACGTTGATAGAAATACACTGACCCCCCTTTTTTGGGGCGACGTTCTGTATACTTGGAATTGCAGTGGTGCCTCGATGTTAATCCATACCCCGTTATTAACACGTCCATCAGCGAACTAGATTTCTCGTATGTACCACTCGGAATTCGAGGAGTTCGTTGAACGAAATATGTTTACGTTATAGATAACGTAACCTGAACATAAATGTGTTTGATAAATGATAACACAATGCGATTTTGTTGTATTCTTgcgtattttatattatcgaGATTTCTTTAGAACAAGTGGATCTTTTTTAAGGCGAATACTATTTTTCGTTTAAAGtgcaatgatttattttattttagtcgaTTTTAATGAGAGGATCGCATAAAAGGAATTCGGCCTcgttaaaatgattaacaaaagtTTCATCTTTTTATTTTGACTCGTAGTCTTAAATAAACCACGCAAGTACACTTAAAGACACGCAATCGGGTGAAAGAATCTTTAAGTGGAAACTCTTCATTTAAGTGTCGTTAACATTAGTCAATTGCATCTGTAGGATTTCTTTGAACGTTCTACTGACACTAGACAATTTTTATCTCTGTAATTGATAGAATCACATTGTGACCTCCTTCAGAGACACCGTGTATATTTCCAATCACAAGTGGTGCCCTGATACTAGTCTATTGATCTCCGTCGAATCACCGATATCCCTTCCACTTTCTTTCACAGCCATGGTCACCGAAAACAAAGAACAAACTTACTAACGTCACAGTAATCCTCCGTTGTTCCTCATCGATCTATAAATCAATAGAAGAAATATCGAAGCATAGAGAAATTTCCCGAAATGTTTTAAAACGGAACCTTGTAACGCAATATGGTAGACCTAGCTGCTCCAAATTTTCTTTCCCATTGAATAAAACCGATCACCCGCTCCCGCCCAACCTGCGATCACATTAATCACGTGTAACCCGCGAGCCTGTAAGCGTGTGCCAAATTGATCGAGAAAATAAAGAGCAACGTTTGTAAACCACTTGGACGTACATATTCCAACGAGTGATTGATTGAATTCTTGATCCGTACCTCCTTTGTGTTCGACGTTCAGTTCTCCACTCGTTGTGGATTATTGACGAGATTACAGCCGATGTACAAGGCGATTCAAATCACAAACTGATTTCGCTTATCATAGAAAATCTTGCTCTATGTTCAACGTTCGAAATCATGAAAAATCCAACGTGGGAATATACATTATTCCAATTGCCTATACCGATCAGaaacatgaaatttatatttttattataaatctgaATGTCACAAGAAATATGGATTTTAAAATTCTCCGCGTGTACTACgccatttttttatatttgtgacCTATCTCGAGCATCCGGCCGTTAGATTCGAATCACCTTGTACAGAACTACGAAGGGCGTTTCCATTCCCTGTGACCGTAAAGTGGCAAAGATTCACGCTCTAACCGGAAAATGTGatatttcctctttttccagaTTTGCCCTGGTCGGGTTATCATTATTACACGAGAACGAATAACCAGCACAAGCCGCCGTTG includes:
- the LOC116434046 gene encoding zinc finger X-chromosomal protein-like, coding for MPMPKGYQRDCNYPMMPLIKDLASFWMAKRVDFPYRCETCGKGYQHRATLVRHTRHECGKEPQFKCPYCIHRTKQRGNLYQHIRTNHPGKNVFSSSI